The Streptomyces sp. NBC_00344 genome includes a window with the following:
- a CDS encoding SpoIIE family protein phosphatase, translating to MVERAPGALSLPADWPVHPDLSLALNRMGSFDWDLGSGLMHLDQAALDVFDLYADEYDGRPETLARRVPPDEATRLDARVSQALKNGSTHYGAYFRIRRRDGSPRWTHTQGVIRRDGTGRPHRIIGIVRHAVQELADASVRIALDIEARRRTSVVEGTTAALAHARTVRDVINVLKDSRGLEYLGASSLVMGLVEVGRILLVAEGPEGSFVPGTRYTRVDERYPMSEVIRDLAPRFIDSAEDFAASYPELWPHIDGLGVSAAAYLPLIAQARPIGAIGLLYRDKVGFSADERNLLIALGSSVAQSLQRAMLYEQEHDLAQGLQQAMLPRRISEVPGAQVAVRYRSARIGRDIGGDWYDVIPLPSGRVGAVIGDVQGHDTHAAAVMGQLRIVLRAYAAEGHTPATVMSRASDFLHELDTERFATCLYAEADLATGVVQLVRAGHVDPLLRAPDGSCRRVPVEGGLPLGLAGEFGQLDYPVATVELDPGHTLLLFTDGLVEQPGADLDDGMQRLTSLVQSGPRDLQLLADHLCEAVDGHGGEDDVALLLLRRQGLDAPQGSGRLQQHVAQCDPEALGSARHMVRAAARAWGAGERADEIELAADELLTNALTHTDGGAVVTIRVLSGPDRRLRVEVDDSSSALPRRRDPGEAGVSGRGLMLVDRLADEWGVESRGSGKCVWCEFTVPE from the coding sequence GCGGGCTGATGCACCTGGACCAGGCCGCTCTCGACGTTTTCGACCTGTATGCCGACGAGTACGACGGCCGTCCTGAGACCCTCGCCCGCAGGGTGCCCCCAGACGAAGCCACCCGCCTGGACGCCCGGGTCTCGCAGGCACTCAAGAACGGCAGCACGCACTACGGCGCGTACTTCCGTATCCGGCGCCGAGACGGCTCGCCGCGCTGGACCCATACGCAGGGGGTGATCCGACGGGACGGGACCGGCCGCCCGCACCGGATCATCGGCATCGTCAGACACGCGGTCCAGGAGCTGGCGGACGCATCGGTCCGCATCGCGCTGGACATCGAGGCCCGACGCAGGACGAGTGTCGTCGAGGGCACCACGGCGGCCCTCGCCCATGCCCGCACCGTGCGGGACGTCATCAACGTGCTCAAGGACTCGCGGGGCCTCGAGTACCTCGGTGCGAGCAGCCTGGTGATGGGACTTGTCGAGGTGGGGCGGATTCTGCTGGTGGCCGAGGGGCCCGAGGGAAGCTTCGTGCCGGGCACCCGGTACACCCGGGTGGACGAGCGGTACCCGATGAGCGAGGTGATCCGTGATCTCGCGCCGCGCTTCATCGACTCGGCCGAGGACTTCGCGGCCTCCTATCCCGAACTGTGGCCGCACATCGATGGGCTCGGTGTCAGCGCGGCCGCCTATCTGCCGCTCATCGCCCAGGCGCGTCCGATCGGTGCGATCGGCCTGCTCTACCGTGACAAGGTGGGCTTCAGCGCCGATGAACGCAATCTGCTGATCGCCCTCGGCAGCTCGGTCGCACAGAGCCTCCAGCGGGCCATGCTCTACGAGCAGGAGCACGATCTGGCGCAGGGGCTGCAGCAGGCCATGCTGCCACGCCGGATATCAGAGGTCCCCGGTGCGCAGGTCGCCGTGCGGTACCGCTCTGCCCGGATCGGCCGCGACATCGGGGGTGACTGGTACGACGTGATCCCGCTGCCCAGCGGCCGGGTCGGCGCGGTCATCGGGGATGTGCAGGGGCACGACACCCATGCCGCCGCGGTGATGGGCCAGCTGAGGATCGTGCTGCGGGCGTACGCCGCCGAGGGGCACACCCCGGCGACCGTCATGTCACGGGCTTCCGACTTCCTGCATGAACTCGACACCGAGCGCTTCGCGACCTGTCTGTACGCCGAAGCGGATCTGGCGACCGGTGTGGTCCAGTTGGTCAGGGCAGGGCATGTCGATCCGCTGCTGCGGGCCCCGGACGGCAGCTGCCGGCGGGTGCCGGTCGAGGGGGGACTGCCCTTGGGTCTCGCCGGTGAATTCGGCCAGCTCGACTACCCGGTGGCCACCGTGGAGCTGGATCCCGGACACACTCTGCTGCTGTTCACCGACGGTCTTGTCGAGCAGCCGGGCGCCGATCTCGACGACGGCATGCAGCGGCTCACCAGCCTGGTCCAGAGCGGGCCGAGGGATCTGCAACTGCTCGCCGATCACCTGTGCGAGGCCGTCGACGGGCATGGCGGCGAGGACGATGTGGCGCTGCTGCTGCTCCGCCGGCAGGGGCTCGACGCACCGCAGGGTTCGGGCAGGCTGCAACAGCATGTGGCGCAGTGCGACCCCGAGGCGCTGGGCTCCGCACGCCATATGGTCCGCGCCGCGGCACGCGCCTGGGGCGCCGGGGAGCGGGCGGACGAGATCGAGCTGGCGGCCGACGAGTTGCTGACCAACGCGCTGACGCACACCGACGGCGGGGCGGTCGTCACCATCAGGGTGCTCTCCGGGCCGGACCGGCGGCTGAGGGTCGAGGTCGACGACTCATCCAGTGCGCTGCCGCGGCGCAGGGACCCGGGGGAGGCGGGGGTCTCCGGACGTGGGCTGATGCTGGTGGACCGGCTCGCCGATGAATGGGGTGTCGAGTCGCGCGGCAGCGGCAAGTGCGTCTGGTGCGAGTTCACCGTTCCGGAGTGA